From the genome of Vicia villosa cultivar HV-30 ecotype Madison, WI linkage group LG2, Vvil1.0, whole genome shotgun sequence, one region includes:
- the LOC131650413 gene encoding uncharacterized protein LOC131650413 has translation MADNNNIPNPDPFLLQQLIEESNREGTNRRRQEGQQHTPAGQRRPRHETSQPRGQQIQNIQQLQGLQQVQNVEQVPPEGHVQNGEDEQTRPHNGPEQPQNGNETDARDVHVASSFTHTSDRRRVRHEEEDEQVNIPEGADPTTALLFKELQKTNSLLRLQDDRIHELERKRRYRSPPRRRYRSRSYSSSRSPPRRHRRRSPSSSRSPPRRYHRRRSYSRSPPRMSRRNRRPEVAETGSLSPERDHRVPSKAVLKPRERSPPRDNRASPDKVQGKP, from the coding sequence atggctgacaacaacaacatcccaaatcCTGATCCCTTCCTCCTGCAACAGCTGATCGAGGAGTCCAACCGCGAGGGGACGAATCGTCGTCGGCAGGAAGGACAGCAGCACACCCCTGCCGGGCAAAGAAGGCCGAGGCATGAGACCTCACAACCTAGGGGGCAGCAGATCCAGAACATCCAGCAGCTGCagggcctccaacaggttcagaACGTTGAACAAGTTCCTCCCGAGGGACACGTTCAGAACGGGGAGGACGAGCAGACTCGACCCCATAATGGACCAGAACAGCCCCAGAACGGGAATGAGACTGACGCCAGAGACGTGCATGTTGCCTCCTCGTTCACCCACACTTCCGACAGGCGAAGAGTCCGtcacgaagaagaagatgagcaGGTCAACATCCCCGAGGGTGCTGATCCCACCACCGCCCTCTTGTTCAAGGAACTGCAGAAGACGAACAGCCTCCTCCGACTCCAAGACGACCGCATCCAcgagctggaaaggaagcgacgataCCGCTCACCTCCGCGGAGGCGCTATCGGTCGCGttcctattcctcctcgcgctcacctcCGAGGAGACACCGTCGGCGTTCCCCATCTTCCTCACGCTCTCCGCCCAGAAGATACCATCGCCGGAGAtcatattcccgctctccaccaCGAATGAGCAGGAGAAATCGGAGACCTGAAGTCGCTGAAACAGGAAGCCTCTCCCCTGAACGGGACCACCGAGTTCCTTCAAAAGCTGTGCTGAAGCCCCGCGAACGTTCCCCTCCCCGGGATAACCGCGCAAGTCCAGACAAAGTGCAAGGAAAGCCCTAG